CTGCAATGCATGGCAGAACTGCGCGTCGGACCAGCTCAGCACCTCATCGCGCTGGTCGAGCGGGTGACACCAAACCAGCGAACATCGGCCATGCGACATCGGCAACATCGCCAGCGGGCCATTGGGGGTAAAACGTTCAAAGGCGCGTCCCTGGTGCGGGATAGCGGTTGCGACATTCGCTATCACCGCTAACTGTTCGTAAGGCTCCTGATGCCAGTCAACGCCGCAGGCTGACGCGAGCGCGGAGTGGGTACCGTTAGCCGCCACCAGCACGCTGCCAGCTATCACATTGCCGTTTTCCAGAGTGACGTTAACCTGCTGTTGGGTACGCGACACGCTGGCTACGCGCTCCGGGCAGTGCAGCGTAACGCCTGGCGCTTTACGCAAGAGCGCAAACAGACGCAGCCCGATATCATGCAGCTCCGCAACGTGCCCCAACGCTGCCAGACTGTAGTCCTGCGCGTCGAGAGTCACAAATCCGGCATGGCCGCGATCGCTGACGTGTACGGTGTTGATTGCCGTTGCGCAATCGGAAATCGCCTGCCAGACGCCAATTCGCGCCAGTTGCTGACAAGTGCCCGCCGCCAGCGCAATCGCTCTGGCGTCAAAGCCGGGATGACCGTCGGCTTCAGGCGCTTTCGCTTCAATCAGGTGTACCGGCAACGTCCCATGACTGAACTGAGAGATGGCCAGCGCCAGCGTCGCGCCTGCCATGCCGCCGCCAACGATAATGACGCTCATTGCTGCCGCGCCGCCGCCATTAATGCCTCAATGTCATCCGCCTTCTTCACAACGCCAGCGGTCAGGTTTTCATTACCGGTTTCGGTAATGACAATGTCATCTTCAATTCGAACGCCAATGCCGCGATACGCTTCCGGCACGTCGGCATCCGGCGCGATATAGAGGCCTGGCTCTACGGTCAGCACCATGCCCGGCTCCAGGATGCGGGAGCGATCCGGCCCATAAACGCCGACATCATGAACATCCAGCCCCAGCCAGTGGCTCAAGCCATGCATAAAGAAAGGACGATGCGCATTTTCGGCAATCAGTTGATCAACCTCTCCTTGCAAAATCCCCAGCTTCACCAGCCCGGTTATCATGATGCGCACGACTTCGCCGGTCACCTCCTGAATAGAGGTACCAGGACGGAACAGTCGCAGGCTGGTCTCCAGCGATTCCAGAACGATGTCATAAATTTCACGCTGGGCTAGCGTAAATTTCCCGTTCACCGGGAAAGTACGCGTGATATCGCCCGCGTAACCTTTATATTCACAACCTGCGTCGATAAGCACTAAATCGCCGTCGCGCATTTCACTTTCGTTTTCAGTGTAATGCAGGATACAGCCATTTTCGCCGCTGCCGACAATGGTGTTATAGGAGGGATAGCGCGCGCCGTGGCGATTAAATTCGTGGTGAATTTCTCCTTCCAGCTGATACTCAAACATCCCCGGACGGCATTTTTCCATCGCGCGGATATGCGCCAGCGCGCTAATTTCCCCGGCGCGGCGCAGGACAGCAATCTCTTCCGGCGATTTGAACAGGCGCATCTCATGGACGATCGGTCGCCAGTCAGTCATGGTGGCCGGCGCGGTCAGATTCTGGCGGGAGCCTTTACGCAGCTTCTCCAGCGCAGCCAGAACAATCTCGTCGGCATACGCATATTCGCCCTGCGCGTGGTACACCACATCCAGACCATTAAGCAACTGAAAGAGTTGCTGGTTGATTTCGCTAAACGCCAGCGCCCGGTCAACGCCCAGTTTTTCCGGCGCGGCATCCTGTCCTAAACGGCGACCAAACCAGATTTCCGCCGTCAGGTCGCGAACGCGGTTGAACAAAACGCTGTGGTTGTGGGTGTCATCACTCTTAATCAGTACCAGCACGGCTTCCGGTTCGTTAAAACCGGTGAAATACCAGAAGTCGCTACTCTGGCGATACGGATATTCACTGTCTGCGCTGCGCGTCGCCTCCGGCGCGGCAAAGATCAGCGCGGCGCTGCCGGGCTGCATTTGCGCCAGTAATGCCTGGCGACGGCGTTGGTATTCCTGCTGAGTCATGACATGGCCTCCATTTCGTTTTTTCTTAGTGTAGCGTCGGTTTACGCACTTCCGGCGCGGTCGGCTGTTGGCGCGTGAAAGTGTCATGACATAACAGCGCCGCAACACGGACATATTCGATGATCTCTTCGAGCGACATCTCCAGCTCTTCCTGATCTTCGCTCTCATCATAACCAAGCTGCGCAATATTACGCAGGTCGTCAATCGCTTCACCCGTTTCGCCGGTGACTTTATCAAGTTTAGGCTGCGTTACGCCGAGGCCAAGCAAAAAGTGGTTAACCCACCCGGCTAAGGCATCTGCGCGATCGAATACGCTGACATCGTCGCCTTCAGGCAGATAAAGCTGAAAAAGAAAGCCGTCGTCTTCCAGCGCGTCGCTGGTCGCCGCGTGCATTTTGCGCAGCGCCTGAGCAAGCTCATGCCCGAAGGCCAGACCTTCGTTCGTCAGGTCGTGCAACAGCGGCTGCCATGAGCTGTCGTTGTTGCCGCCGCAAATCATCCCGCTGATTAAACCATGCATTTCAGCCGGGGTCAGACCGGCCCCTTGTTGATTCAAAAACCGGTTCATTTCGTTGTAACCAGGCATTTCGTTCTGTATAGACATAAGCATTCGTCATCAAAGGGAGGATATTCATGATATGCTACCACTTTGGACCCTGGTGAACCAGAAAAGGGCTTGTATCTTCACACCAGGGTAGCTATAGTGTCGCCCCTTCGCGGACCCTGGGTCTGGAGACGAAGGCAGCGCAGTCAATCAGCAGGAAGGTGGCATGTCTGCACAACCCGTCGATATCCAAATATTTGGCCGTTCACTGCGAGTGAATTGCCCGCCTGACCAAAGGGATGCGTTGAATCAGGCTGCGGACGATCTGAATCAGCGGTTGCAAGATCTGAAAGTTCGCACTAGAGTCACAAATACTGAGCAGTTGGTTTTCATTGCCGCATTGAATATCAGCTATGAGTTAACTCAGGAAAAAGCGAAGACCCGCGATTACGCGGCGAGCATGGAACAACGTATTCGGATGCTACAACAGACCATCGAACAGGCGTTGCTTGATCAAGGTCGCATAACCGAAAAAACGGGCCAAAACTTTGAATAACACTTTTCGCTTTACTATGGTAAAGTGATTGTGAAAACAGAATTTCTCTGAGATGTTTGCAAGCGGGCCAGTCCCCTGAGCCGATATTTCATACCACAAGAATGTGGCGCTCCGCGGTTGGTGAGCATGCTCGGTTCGTCCGAGAAGCCTTAAAACTGTGACGACACATTCACCTTGAACCAAGGGTTCAAGGGTTACAGCCTGCGGCGGCATCTCGGAGATTCCCCTTCTGACTGGCGACAGCCATGACGCAACTTCCCGAACTCTCTTTATCACGACAAGAAATCCGCCGGATGATTCGGCAACGTCGCCGTGCGCTAACGCCAGAGCAGCAACGCCGTTTTGGTCAACAGGCCGCCGCCCGAATGCTCAGCTTTCCTCCCGTCGTGATGGCGCACACTGTCGCCGTGTTTCTCTCCTTTGATGGCGAACTCGACACCCAGCCGCTGATTGAACAGCTATGGCGAGCGGGCAAGCGCGTCTACCTTCCGGTTCTTCATCCCTTCAGCCCTGGCAACCTCCTGTTCCTGCACTATTATCCGCAGAGTGTGCTGGTGACCAACCGCTTAAAGATTCAGGAGCCACGGCTTGATGTCCGCGACGTATTGCCGCTGGCAAAGCTGGATGTGCTGGTAACGCCGTTAGTCGCGTTTGACGAAGACGGGCAGCGCCTGGGGATGGGCGGCGGATTTTATGACCGTACGTTGCAAAACTGGCAGCAGCATAAGATCCTACCTGTGGGCTACGCGCATGATTGCCAGTTAGTGGAAAAGTTGCCGGTTAAAGAGTGGGATATCCCGCTGCCTGCGGTGGTGACGCCGTCCAAAATTTGGGAGTGGTAGCCGTGTTTTGTCGATTGACAGCGTCGCTTTTTTGACCTAAATTTCTCGGTGAAGGGTGAGGGAGGCGAACCTCCCTCCTGCGTACTCACTGTTAATATGCTGGGCAAGCGATGATTAACAGGATCAGCAGCATGATGACGTATCTCATCATCGTCCCTTTCCTTTTTAGAGCCCCTGCCTCGGTAGGGGCTTTCCCGTTTCAGCGCTATGCTGAGCCCTTATCGTAAATTCCTTTTATTGCTGTACAACACGCAACGCTGCCTTTAATTACCAATTGCGGCAAGGCTCGAAAACAGAATGTATGCGTTACACGAAGAGATGTTGAGGCAGGGAAACCAGAGAAAGGATGGGCAGGTCATC
This DNA window, taken from Salmonella enterica subsp. enterica serovar Typhimurium str. LT2, encodes the following:
- the ubiH gene encoding 2-octaprenyl-6-methoxyphynol hydroxylase (similar to E. coli 2-octaprenyl-6-methoxyphenol--> 2-octaprenyl-6-methoxy-1, 4-benzoquinone (AAC75945.1); Blastp hit to AAC75945.1 (392 aa), 79% identity in aa 1 - 392) gives rise to the protein MSVIIVGGGMAGATLALAISQFSHGTLPVHLIEAKAPEADGHPGFDARAIALAAGTCQQLARIGVWQAISDCATAINTVHVSDRGHAGFVTLDAQDYSLAALGHVAELHDIGLRLFALLRKAPGVTLHCPERVASVSRTQQQVNVTLENGNVIAGSVLVAANGTHSALASACGVDWHQEPYEQLAVIANVATAIPHQGRAFERFTPNGPLAMLPMSHGRCSLVWCHPLDQRDEVLSWSDAQFCHALQAAFGWRLGRITQAGKRSAYPLALTTAAKVFSHRTVVVGNAAQTLHPIAGQGFNLGLRDVMSLAETLVAAQDAGEDIGAWHVLSRYQQRRQVDRDTTIGVTNGLVHLFANRWAPLVIGRNIGLMAMELLPPARDALAQRTLGWVAR
- the pepP gene encoding proline aminopeptidase P II (similar to E. coli proline aminopeptidase P II (AAC75946.1); Blastp hit to AAC75946.1 (441 aa), 91% identity in aa 4 - 441) is translated as MTQQEYQRRRQALLAQMQPGSAALIFAAPEATRSADSEYPYRQSSDFWYFTGFNEPEAVLVLIKSDDTHNHSVLFNRVRDLTAEIWFGRRLGQDAAPEKLGVDRALAFSEINQQLFQLLNGLDVVYHAQGEYAYADEIVLAALEKLRKGSRQNLTAPATMTDWRPIVHEMRLFKSPEEIAVLRRAGEISALAHIRAMEKCRPGMFEYQLEGEIHHEFNRHGARYPSYNTIVGSGENGCILHYTENESEMRDGDLVLIDAGCEYKGYAGDITRTFPVNGKFTLAQREIYDIVLESLETSLRLFRPGTSIQEVTGEVVRIMITGLVKLGILQGEVDQLIAENAHRPFFMHGLSHWLGLDVHDVGVYGPDRSRILEPGMVLTVEPGLYIAPDADVPEAYRGIGVRIEDDIVITETGNENLTAGVVKKADDIEALMAAARQQ
- the ygfB gene encoding putative cytoplasmic protein (similar to E. coli orf, hypothetical protein (AAC75947.1); Blastp hit to AAC75947.1 (194 aa), 93% identity in aa 1 - 194) yields the protein MLMSIQNEMPGYNEMNRFLNQQGAGLTPAEMHGLISGMICGGNNDSSWQPLLHDLTNEGLAFGHELAQALRKMHAATSDALEDDGFLFQLYLPEGDDVSVFDRADALAGWVNHFLLGLGVTQPKLDKVTGETGEAIDDLRNIAQLGYDESEDQEELEMSLEEIIEYVRVAALLCHDTFTRQQPTAPEVRKPTLH
- the ygfE gene encoding putative cytoplasmic protein (similar to E. coli orf, hypothetical protein (AAC75948.1); Blastp hit to AAC75948.1 (109 aa), 96% identity in aa 1 - 109); this encodes MSAQPVDIQIFGRSLRVNCPPDQRDALNQAADDLNQRLQDLKVRTRVTNTEQLVFIAALNISYELTQEKAKTRDYAASMEQRIRMLQQTIEQALLDQGRITEKTGQNFE
- the ygfA gene encoding putative ligase (similar to E. coli putative ligase (AAC75949.1); Blastp hit to AAC75949.1 (182 aa), 86% identity in aa 1 - 182) is translated as MIRQRRRALTPEQQRRFGQQAAARMLSFPPVVMAHTVAVFLSFDGELDTQPLIEQLWRAGKRVYLPVLHPFSPGNLLFLHYYPQSVLVTNRLKIQEPRLDVRDVLPLAKLDVLVTPLVAFDEDGQRLGMGGGFYDRTLQNWQQHKILPVGYAHDCQLVEKLPVKEWDIPLPAVVTPSKIWEW